The DNA sequence TGCCGCTCCTGCGCGGCTACTTCTTCTACGGGCTGACCGACGCGCTCCACCATCTCGGCTGGGCACGCGAGCTGCTGGCAGGGGCGACGACGTTCTTCGGCGACCTCTATCCGGCAACACACGTCTTCTCGGCGGTCATCGCGGTCCTCAGCGGGGCGTCTATCGAGCGGAGTATGCTCCTCGTCGTCCTGCTTCTGATCTCGGGATACGTCGTCTTCACGACGCTCGTAGTCCGTGAGATACTGCCGGGGCGAACCGCGACGGTCGTCGCGGTTTTCGTCGGCCTGCTGTTTCTCCCCATCAACCACGTCGCGTTCGGCCCGCACTTCCACACGTACTCTCTCGCGACGTTCTTCTTCCCGTTCCTGCTGTATCTCGTGGTCAAACACGTGACGGCGACGCGGCCGGACCCGACGCTCCCCGGCCGTCTCTCGGCGACGGACCTCGGCTTCCTCTTCGCCGGGGCGACGATCGTCGTCCTCCATCCACAGGTGGCTGCCAACGTCGTCGTCCTGCTCGGGACGTTCGCCGTCGTCCAGTTCGTCGCCCGGTGGCGCGCTCCCGACAGCCGGTTCGGCCGGTCGAAGCCCGTCTACGGCCAGTTCGTCTTCCTCTCGGCCGTCTTCCTGGCGTGGAACGTCCAGTACGACGCGCTGTTCGGGCTCTCGACGTCACTCGCCGACTCGCTTGTCGGCGTCGCCACCGGGACGGGACAGGAGAGTCCACAGCTCATCGCCGACCGTGCAGCGTCGGCGGAGGGTGCCGGGACGAGCGTGACCGCACTGTTCGGGAAGATCTTCCTCCTCAAGCTGGTGTTCGTCGCCATCGCGGGCACCGTCGTGGCGAGAGACGTCGTCGGCTACCTGAAGAGCCGCGGGCGTGCGACAGCCGCCCGGTCTGACGGTGGTGACGGCAGTGCACTCGGCGACCGCCTCGCACTCGAAGCTGGCCGGTCGCCCGAAGTTGGCCGTTCACTCGGCGTCGACATCGTCGTCGGTCTCCTCACGGTCTCCGGGCTGGCACTCGCGGTGTTCTTCGCCGCCCACTATCTCGGGGGCGTCCAGGGCTACTTCTTCCGTCACGTCGGGTTCGGGATGGTCCTCGTCTCGTTCCTGGCCGTGGTCGGAATCGTCCGGTTTATCGAGGCGAGCAGGCACACCAGTCCGACCCGGCGGAGAGCCCTCCGGTCGACCGCCTTCGCGCTGACCGTCGCCGTCCTCGTCGTCTCGATGGCTGCGTTCTTCGCCTCGCCGTACATCTCGCTGCCCAGCAACCACGTCTCCGAACAGCAGTACGCTGGCCACGCGACGACGTTCGAATACGGCGTGGACAACGCCGCCTACGCCGCCCTCCGGACCGGGCCGGAACGGTACTACGACGCCCGCGGTGCCAACCTCGACAACCGACTCAGCTGGGGTATCGGTCCAGAAGACATGGGAGCGTCGCTCCGAGACGTCCGCGACCACGACTATCCACAGGAGGACTTCTACTATCTGTTCATGACGGAGACCGACCGGCAGAAGGAGCTTGTCGCCTACAACGGGCTTCGGTTCTCCGCCGATGACTTCGAGACGGTCTCCCACCAAGAGGGCGTCAGCCGCGTCGTCACCAACGGCGAGGTCGACGCCTATCAGGTGCTGTACTCGACCGTCGAGGACGACGGTCCCGGCGAGTAGTCGTAGTAGTCACCGTCTTACAAGCTGCTAGACAGCCTGCGAACGGCCGACTCGTGGCCGATTCGTCGCTGACTCGTGGCCGGTTCGTCGCCGACCTATCGCCGACTCCTCGCTGACTCCGTGGCCGAACGCAACGGTTACGCATACAATTACTTTGCCGTCTCTGAGTCTGTACAGAGATACGATGGAAAAGCTCCGTGTCCTCGTCGTCGGCCCGGCAAAGCGGCAGTCGGGCGGCATCGCACGCTACATCTCCGAGCAACGCCGACAGCTGGCAGGACACGTCACCGTGGACCTCTTCGACACCGACACTGGGCCGGTCGACGGTCCGCTCGACCTCCTCCGCGGCGGTCTCACCGCCCTCTCGGGATGGGCGCAGTTCACCCGCTGCCGACGGCCGGACGTCGTTCACGTCCACAGCTCTCACTACCGCTCGTTCTATCTCTCGTCGTTCTACGTGCTCTACGCGGCCCACGTCTGGAAGCGGCCGGTGATCCTCCACGTCCACGGCTCGTCGTTCGACGAGTTCGTCCGCGACGCCTCGGGCCCCGTCGCCGCGTTCCAGTCGCTCGTCTTCGACGCCGCCGACACCGTCGTCGTCCTCTCCGACTACTGGAAGGACATCCTCGCGGCCCGCGTCGACGAGCACAAGCTGGCCGTGCTCCCGAACGCGGTCGTCCACGACGAGTACGACCCCGTCGAGACGTTCTCAGCCACCGACGACTCGTCGGTCCCGCACGTCGCGTTCGTCTCCAACCACGTCGAGCGGAAGGGCATCAGGGAGACGGTCGAGGCGGTCGCGGCCCTCTACGACCGCGGCTTCGAGTTCCGGACGACCATCGCTGGCGCGGGACCGCTCTCGGCACACGCGGAGGAACTCGCGGCGCGCTACGAGGACGTGGAGTACGTTGGCTTCGTCTCGGAGGCCGACAAACGGCGACTCCTCTGTGAGAGTTCGATCTACGTCCTCCCGACGTACGCCGAGGGACTCCCCATCGCGATTCTCGAAGCGATGGCCGGAGGGAACGCCATCGTCTCGACGACCGTGGGGAGCATCCCGACCATCGTCGACGACGAGAACGGCGTGCTCGTCCCACCGGGTGACGCCGACGCGCTCACCGACGGACTCGCACGGCTGCTCACGGACGCCGAGGCGACCCGGCAGATGGGCCGCACGAGTCGGCGGCGGGTCGTCGCCGACTACTCGTGGGACGGGATGACGGACGAACTCGTCGCGCTCTACGAGCGTCTCGCGGCCGTCGCTCCCCCCGATGTCCGCCCGGAGTCCGACCCGGTGGCGAACGACTGAGAAGGCTCTGTTGAAATCATTCGAAAGTGACACATTCTGACCAGGTGTGGTCAGTACGGGGGAAGAGCCAAGAAAAAGCGGCTTGTTACACCCCACATGAACCAGAGGCGAATCGGGGATATCCTTCTCGGGGTGACGATGGTCTTGATAGGTATTGCCCCGCTGGGACTCGCCCTAACAGGACGGGGAAACCTGATTGTAGGCTACGGATTCGATGGTATCTCGGGTACTCTCACTACAGTACTTGTCGTGGTTTTCATAGTCTGTGGATCCGTTTTAGCCGTAGCAGGAGCCAACGTCGTCAAAAATGGCCGCTCCGAGTCAGAGCGTTCTTCACTTTACTAAGTGGAGAGTCCTTTTGTGACCCCACTAAGATGGCTCTGTTGAAATTCTTAGGAAGTTACAGGTTCGCCCGGTAGTCTAACCGGATGGAAGCCCTCCCGAAGTCGCGGTTACTCCGATTCGTTGAGATTAGCTCACGAGGAAGATGTTCGTCCGGTTATCAGGCATCGAGAGTTCTCGTCACTTCACAGGGCGTGGAACGCTCGGCTGGACGCGGACCTCTACGGGCAACGTAGTCAGAACGAGACGGCGAACTCTCGCCTCAAACCGAAATATGGCGCGTTCGTCCGCTCAAGACTCTGGTGGAAGCAGTTCCGTGAACTCACTGTCGGCTGTCTCGCTCACAACATCAACAAGACACTCTGAAGGTTAAATGGAGAGTAGCTACACATCGAGCCTGTCTCTACTCCCCCGTGTCCTTCCAGATAATAAGGGCGATCCCGAGAAACATAATACCCAATCCGAATAGCTGTAGCCAGCTCAGATTGATGCCCGTTGAATAGCTGGTCGCAGGAAGTACATAGCTTGCGAGAACGGCTATTCCAATACCCAAGAGAACTACCAGACCTTCGGGATAACGGAACGAGAGATTCATACTTCGGAATCGATGGATTGAGTCTTAACTACTTCGTCGGAGACATCTTTGCTCACCTGTCTAAGGCTGTTTCAGCGGGACAGATGTCGATACAACAGGATTTCAACAGGGCAAAAAACAGTACTCGATGCCGATGCGTCACCGAAGCCGGACTAGTCGTCGAGGACCTGCTGCATGAACAGCTCGACCGTCGTGACCTGTGCGAGGAAGCCGAGCCGGTCCGCCTTCTTGGCCATGTGTTCGGCTCTGAGCGTCGTGAGCGCGTCGGCGTCGAACACGTCGCGGCTGGCGGCCGACCGGAGCACGTCGTCGAGATACCCCTGGAACGCGTCGTTCTCGCGGTACCAGTTGCCGATGTCGCTCGAAGACAGCCCCCGCTGGACGACGTTCTTCGCGACGAAGCCGACGCCGTGGGCGAGGTAGGGAGACGACGTCGGGAGCTGCGTGCCCTCGTACGGGATGTGCGAGAGCCGCCCGTCGCGGTCGAGTGCCCGCATCAGCTTCAGCTTCATCGGCGACGGCACGTGCGGAATCGGCATCCGTCGGTGCAAGAACGGCTCCGTCCGGTACTCGACCGGGAGCTGGCCCGCGAGTTCGAGCAGGCGGTTGTTCGGCAGCTGCTCGCGGGTCCCGACGCGGGCGCGGGCGATCTTGTTCGAGAGGAAATGCTTCCGCGGGGTGTAGTTGGCGTGGGTGATGCCGAGGATCTGCGCGTCGCGGCCGGTGAAGGGACTCGCGCGCACCTCGTCGATGAACGTGTCCTTCGGCTCGATATTGCTCGCCAGCACGTCCGTCACTAGCTTTCCGTCCCAGAGCGCGTGCATATCGTACAGCACGTCGCCGGGATACGCGGTCCCGCCGAGTCGCGTCGACCAGACGTGTTCCCCGCAGAGGATGGCCGACCCGGAGCCTTCGCACATGACGCCGACGTCAGTCGGGTCGACGTCGAAGACGGCCGAGAGGTTCACCATCGTGTTCCAGCCGACCAGCCCGTCGCTGATGTCGACGAGTTCGCCGATCCGGTCGGCGACGACGTCGGGCGTGTGCGAGAAGACCTTGTGCTCGACGCCCAGTGCCTCGGAGACCTCGCTCGCGATGTCGACGTCGGTGCGGAACGGGCCGAAGTCAGACCCCAGCGGGCGGTTGTACGTGTACGTCTTGAACGGTTTTCCGGCGGTGTGCAACGAGGCGGCGAGCATCCGGCTGTCGAGTCCTCCCGAGAGCCAGAGCCCGGTCGGTCCCTCAATGCTCCGTGCGATGTCGCCGACGGCGTCGTCGTACGCGTTCGCGAAGTCACCGACGAAGTCGAGACCGCGGTACGTGCCGAACGGGAACGACCAGTAGCGTCGTTCCTCCCAGTGGCCGTCCTGATACAGGACGTAACAGCCCGGCCGGAGCGACTTGACCTCGCGAACGAGCGTCTTGTCGCCCCAGACGTGCGCCATCAGCAGCATATCGGAGACGGCCTGTTCGTCGAGCGTCGGGTTATCGACTGCCCGGACGACCGCCGAGAGTTCCGACCCGAAGGTAAAGGGGTCGTCGGCGGTGTAGTACATCGGTCTCGTGGCGGTCTTGTCGGTCGCGATGACGATGCGTCCCGAGGCGGTGTCGATACAGGCCATCGAGAAAGGACCGTTCAGTTGGGGGAGCACGTCGTCCGGCGTGTCGAGAATCCGGCGGACGAGCTCGGGCGTGAAGTCGATATCCTTGTTGGAGACGACACCGTAGACGACGCCAGCGACCGACCCGTCGTCGACGATGGTGTGGCCCGTGGGATCCCGCTCACCGTGGTGAATGATCCCAAACGGAACGTCGGTCGACAACCGCTCGTCGACGTGGAACGTCCGTTGATACGTCCCATTAGAGAGAACACTTGCATCAGGCGCGTCTTCGCTTCCGCCAAACAGCCCCGGCATACACCTCTCTAGTCTTACTCGGGGGATTGTTATATACGAGCTACTGCCGGCCGGGTCTCCATACCGGCTCGGTACCAGCTCGGACGCCCGCCGTCTGCGGCGGTGCTCTCGTGTTCCGACGACTCCCCCCAAGACTCATACGACACTGACACGTCAGTGGATTTTGATGAATCTCCGTGCAGTGCTGGCCGCCGTGGCTGTGTACACCGGACTCGCTGGCGCGGTCACTGTTGCGAGTGTTTACTATGCGACCCACTCCGGGCTGTTTCTCTTGGTCACGGGAGCCGTCGGCTTACTTCTCGTAGTGCTTGGTGCCGCCGACAGTAGCGCGGTGTCCACGACGAACCCCGCCGGAGGTATGGGCGAGGTAAGCACCGAGGAGATGGGTCTCCAAGACCTCCCCGTCGGCCCAACCCTGGGGACGCAGAACACGTATCTCGTCCTCGTCTCGTACGGAGTCGGCCTGTTTCTCTGGTCCGGCGTGGCCGTCGCGTTCTTCAGATCGGGCCTACACTGAGGCCAAACAAAGCTGTCGCCGCCGACCCCGGCACCGACGGGACCGACGAACCGTTCAAGACGACGTGTGGCGAATCCCTCGACGTCATGGAACCCACGGGACGCTATGGACTGGTCGCCTGCGGAATCGGACTGGGCGGGGTTTTGTTCTTGCTCTACCGAGGGACGCCACTGCTCTCTCTCCAGAACGTCAGTCGTTTCAGCTACTATCCCGCAGCGTTGGCATACGTCTTTTTCCTCGTCGTCTTCGCGGGTGGACTCGTGCTGGTCCGTCTGCAGCGTGAAGCTACTCGGGGGGCGGTCTCGGGAAGGACGAACGGAGAAAAGTAGGCACAAGCGATAGTAGACACAAGCGATAGAGACAAGCGACAGGAGAGAACAGTACCGCGCTCGACGTCAGCCGACGTAGCCGAGCTGTTCGAGCCGTTCGGTGACGACGCTGTCGTCGACGGTGTCGCGTTCGAACGTCGGCTCGTCGGCGACGATGCGTTTGCGCTTCCCGTTCGTGTACTCGTGCCAGGGCACCCGGGTCAACGACTCGTTGTAGACGCCCGGCGGGTGGCCGTAGCCGGGGACCGGGATGGGGAAGCCGCGTTCGCCCAGCATCTGTCCGTGGTCCGACGTGACGACGGTCTTCCCCCGCAGGTCGGAGAGGAGTTCCTCGACGTGTGGGAGCACGACGTCGAGGTTCTCGCGGTAGGCGGTCCGGACGAGTTCCGGGTCGGTCGTCAGCGTGCCGGTCGTCAGATCCATCCACTGGAAGTTGAGCCGGTCGCCAGCGAAGTGTTCGCGGCCGGTCGGGCCGAGGAACGGATAATGCGGCTGGAGATAGTGGACCAAGAGCCGTTTGTCGGGATACCGCGCTGCCGCCTGGCGGGCGGCCTCGGTGACGGTCTCGGGGAGGACGGTCCGGTACGTCTCGTCCCAGCCCGCCTCCTTCCAGATGTCGACGACGGCGTGGAACTCGACGTCGACGGTATCGCGGTTCCGGTAGAGCATCGGGCTGGCCGAGACGTAGACGGTGTCGTGGAGCGTCTGGCCGTGGAAGTTCGCTCGAATCCACTCGCTTGTCGCCGAGCCGCGGGACGTCCGACTCGTGAGCGTTCCGGGGAGCGTCGAGTGCTCCGCGAACGTGTCGTACCGGCAGGCGTCGAGAATCAGGAGGTTGTCCCAGTCGGCCGCAAAGAGGTCGATGCCGTCGGTGTTGTGGGGGCGAGTGCCGAGCCGACGGTAGTAGAGCCGATTCAGCTCCCACCAGAGCCGTCGCGGCTCCGCCACGGCTTTCTTCAGTTGAGAACGCGAGTACATGGGTACCGTGAGTACCGATTGGGGGGCTATTGTTATTCCGCGCTTACCCGCCTGTGAGGGCCTGCGACGGCTGCTCGGGCCGTGGCAGCGACGGAGTAGCCGACGCGTACTTAATCGGCTCCCGGGAGTCCTCTCAGTGTAATGCATACCCGCGACATCGTTTGGATTACGCTCGAGAGCGTCAGGCGCGACCACACGTCACTCTCGGCACACCGTCGCGACACGACGCCGTTCCTCCGACGCCTCGCCGACGACGGCGGCACCTGGTTCCCGAACTGCGTCTCGCACGCTCTGTGGACGAGACCATCGAGTGCCTCGATTCTGACGGGACGGGCCGCCTCCGACCACCGCGTCTGGTCGTACGACGCCGCGCTCTCAGAGGAGATCACGACGATTCCCGAACAGCTCCGCGAGCGTGGCTACCGAACCGCCGCCGTCTCACCCATCGCACAGGTGAGTCCCGCGACCGGGCTGGACAAGGGCTTCGACGACTTCCACTATCTCGGCAAGAAGCAGCTCCTCGGTGAGGCTGGCCCGCTCACGATGCTCCGGTATCTCGCGAACATCGACGAGCACTCCGCCGGCTTCACGAGAAACTCCGCGAAACACAGCCGCGGCTTCTTCACGCAGTCGGTCGCCACCCGTCACATCGACCGGGCGGCGACGGAGCGCGACCCGCTCTTTCTCTACATCCACCTCGGCGACACGCACCACGCGTACTACCCGCCCAAACAGTGGCAGTCGACGTTCGCCGACGACCTCGATCTCCCCATCGAGGACGCACTCGCCGTCGTGCTCGATATGTCCGACCGGCTCCACGAGCATATCGCGCAGGGGCTCCCGTTCGACGAATCGGAGTGGAACGCCATCGAAGTGCTGTACGACACCTGTTTGGCGTACGTCGACTCGATTCTCGGCGGCATCGTCGAACGGGCACAGGAGAAACTCGACGACCCGCTGATCGTTGTCACCGCCGACCACGGCGAGTTCTTCGGCGAGCGCGGGCTCCTGGCGCACATGCTCGTGCCCCATCCGGCCGTCACGGACGTCCCGCTCGTCGTCTCCGGACTCGACGTCCCCGCGGGAACCGAAGACGGGATGATTCAGCCCGCGGACGTGATGGCGATGCTCTCGGCGGAGTGTGGGCTGGACCTCGACGTCCCGGTCGGCCAGGACATCCGTGACACCCCGCGGGAGTTCGCGGTGACACAACGCGGGGCCGCCCGCGCACAGAACAACCTCGCGAAGCTCCGCGAGTACGTCCCCGAGTTCGACGTCGCCCGCTATCCCGCGGGAGAGGTAAACAGCCTCCGGACGCTGGACTACCGCTACCAGCGGAGCGACGACGGTGCGGTACTGTTCGAGCACGGTGACGAGCTGACCTCCGTGGCCGACAGCCAGCCGGACGTCGTCGCGTCGCTGGACGCTGCCCTCGACGAGTGGCTCGACGTGTACGGCCGTCCCAGCGGTGCCGACGACCGCACGGCGACGTTCTCCGACGATATGCACGCACAGCTCCGTGACCTCGGCTACCTGTGAGCGTCTGAGTCGTCGCAGTCTGAGCCGTCGCATCGACGTTGCGATGAACACCGCGCTGCCGGGACCGTACTAGCTGTCAGTGACGCCAGCAGCGTGTCGGCGGGCCGATAGGTAGGCGTCGCTACGGGGTGTAATTCTGAGCATAACTAATCCCCTCTCCCGTCTATACTCACGCACATGATGAGGCGCCGGGATTTCATTCGCGCGAGCGCGGCGGTCGGCACAGCCGCCGCTCTCGCCGGATGCTCCTCACTCCTTGACGGTGCCGACGCCCGTGGCAGCCCGGGCAGCCCCTCTTCTCACGACCCTCCAAAACCGACTCCGGACGACGACAGGACGAGACCGGTCCCCGGAGAGCCAGCGGTCGTCCGCGGCATCACGTTCGACACGGTCTTGGACGCCGTCGACGACCTCGGGATGGACCCGACCGGCGGGACGGCCATCGACGAGGCGTTGGACGCCGCCCACGGCGACGGCGTGCTTATCGTCTTCCCGCCGGGTGACTATCTCGCGACCGACGAACATCTGTACGACACGCCGACCCGCCGGTTCGGACTGCTCGGTCTCGGCGAGTCACACCGCGACGTGCAGTTCGTCTTCCCCGAGGGCAACGCGGGCGCGCCCAACCCCAACAACTTCCGGTTCCTCTCGTTTCTGGCCGGGTCGGACGTCGTCATCGAGAACCTGACGTTCCAGATGACCGACGACATGGTGACGGGCGTCGAGACGGTGTTCACGCTCGAGGACGGCTTCTGGATGGTCGACGTCGAGTTCGCGGGCTTCATGCCGAAAGAGGAGTTCGCTCCGGCCAACAACGTCATCGCCCACATCACCGACGTCGACGGGGTCGGTGTCATCAGACGCTTCACCAGTACGGGCGGCGGCGTCGTCGACAGATATCCACAGCGCGGCACCCCAATCGGCGTGTTCAGAGGCCACCGTGGCGAGCTCAGAATCGAGGACGCACACATAGAAGAGAGCGGGTCGCACTCCATCTACGCCTCTCGGCCGCAGGGCTGTGTCCGGGTCGAAGGCGGTCTCTTCCGGAACAACGACAACACGAACCTCCGCATCTCCGGCGGCGGTCATCCGACGAAACGGTCGTGGATCAAGGGCGCGCGGATCGAGGTCGACGTCGACAACGCGACGAAACTCCCCCCGGGAGAGCACTACCAGGGCATCCGCGGCATCTGGGTCGAGGCGGGCGGGTCACACAGTCCGGGCTACAGCGGACTCCTCATCGAGGACGTCGACGCGGTCGTCCGCTCGAACGGACAGGCGAACGAGCTGCCGCTGTTACTCATCGATACGACCCACGGGTCGGTGACGGTCCGCAACTGCCGTTTCCGCAGCTTCGTCGAGAACGTCGAACCGATCGACGCACGGGCACCCGACCCGAGCATCGTCACTGGACCGAAAGAGGTCATCATCGAGGACACAGAAATCGTGACGACCGCGACGCGGGTGCTCGACGAGGGGGCGGCACTGAGCATCACCAACCGCCCCGGCTCGCGCGTCTCGGGGACGACCATCAGGCTCCACGACGGCTGGGTGGACGGTATCAGCGTCGAGGGCTGCGACCAGTTCGCCGCCCACGACTCGGAGATCACGAGCACCGCCCGCGGCCGCTCGTCGGTCGCCGGGAGCGTCGGAGGCAACGCCTTCGGCTGGAACAAGGGAGTCGTCATCCGGAACTCGCTCGACTGTGACCTCCGCCGGCTGGTCATCGGCGTCCCCGGCGCGCCGACCGAGTTCGAGGAGTCACAGGTGCGGACGGAGCAGATATCGCTGTCGCGCCGGGTCGACTTGTGATGGCGACCGAGCAGCCGAACCAGCCGACAACCACTAACGCTCCGGCGACCCATCCTACCGATAGATGACGTGTCCCCGTCTGTCCCGCCGTGTCGTTCGAAGCGGTCAGCGAGCGTGGTCCTGAATGTGGCCGTGGGAGCATCTCGCCGTCGGCTATATCCTCGTCAGCCTCCTCGCC is a window from the Halogranum gelatinilyticum genome containing:
- a CDS encoding sulfatase — its product is MHTRDIVWITLESVRRDHTSLSAHRRDTTPFLRRLADDGGTWFPNCVSHALWTRPSSASILTGRAASDHRVWSYDAALSEEITTIPEQLRERGYRTAAVSPIAQVSPATGLDKGFDDFHYLGKKQLLGEAGPLTMLRYLANIDEHSAGFTRNSAKHSRGFFTQSVATRHIDRAATERDPLFLYIHLGDTHHAYYPPKQWQSTFADDLDLPIEDALAVVLDMSDRLHEHIAQGLPFDESEWNAIEVLYDTCLAYVDSILGGIVERAQEKLDDPLIVVTADHGEFFGERGLLAHMLVPHPAVTDVPLVVSGLDVPAGTEDGMIQPADVMAMLSAECGLDLDVPVGQDIRDTPREFAVTQRGAARAQNNLAKLREYVPEFDVARYPAGEVNSLRTLDYRYQRSDDGAVLFEHGDELTSVADSQPDVVASLDAALDEWLDVYGRPSGADDRTATFSDDMHAQLRDLGYL
- a CDS encoding asparagine synthase-related protein encodes the protein MPGLFGGSEDAPDASVLSNGTYQRTFHVDERLSTDVPFGIIHHGERDPTGHTIVDDGSVAGVVYGVVSNKDIDFTPELVRRILDTPDDVLPQLNGPFSMACIDTASGRIVIATDKTATRPMYYTADDPFTFGSELSAVVRAVDNPTLDEQAVSDMLLMAHVWGDKTLVREVKSLRPGCYVLYQDGHWEERRYWSFPFGTYRGLDFVGDFANAYDDAVGDIARSIEGPTGLWLSGGLDSRMLAASLHTAGKPFKTYTYNRPLGSDFGPFRTDVDIASEVSEALGVEHKVFSHTPDVVADRIGELVDISDGLVGWNTMVNLSAVFDVDPTDVGVMCEGSGSAILCGEHVWSTRLGGTAYPGDVLYDMHALWDGKLVTDVLASNIEPKDTFIDEVRASPFTGRDAQILGITHANYTPRKHFLSNKIARARVGTREQLPNNRLLELAGQLPVEYRTEPFLHRRMPIPHVPSPMKLKLMRALDRDGRLSHIPYEGTQLPTSSPYLAHGVGFVAKNVVQRGLSSSDIGNWYRENDAFQGYLDDVLRSAASRDVFDADALTTLRAEHMAKKADRLGFLAQVTTVELFMQQVLDD
- a CDS encoding glycosyltransferase family 4 protein; its protein translation is MEKLRVLVVGPAKRQSGGIARYISEQRRQLAGHVTVDLFDTDTGPVDGPLDLLRGGLTALSGWAQFTRCRRPDVVHVHSSHYRSFYLSSFYVLYAAHVWKRPVILHVHGSSFDEFVRDASGPVAAFQSLVFDAADTVVVLSDYWKDILAARVDEHKLAVLPNAVVHDEYDPVETFSATDDSSVPHVAFVSNHVERKGIRETVEAVAALYDRGFEFRTTIAGAGPLSAHAEELAARYEDVEYVGFVSEADKRRLLCESSIYVLPTYAEGLPIAILEAMAGGNAIVSTTVGSIPTIVDDENGVLVPPGDADALTDGLARLLTDAEATRQMGRTSRRRVVADYSWDGMTDELVALYERLAAVAPPDVRPESDPVAND
- a CDS encoding twin-arginine translocation signal domain-containing protein — its product is MRRRDFIRASAAVGTAAALAGCSSLLDGADARGSPGSPSSHDPPKPTPDDDRTRPVPGEPAVVRGITFDTVLDAVDDLGMDPTGGTAIDEALDAAHGDGVLIVFPPGDYLATDEHLYDTPTRRFGLLGLGESHRDVQFVFPEGNAGAPNPNNFRFLSFLAGSDVVIENLTFQMTDDMVTGVETVFTLEDGFWMVDVEFAGFMPKEEFAPANNVIAHITDVDGVGVIRRFTSTGGGVVDRYPQRGTPIGVFRGHRGELRIEDAHIEESGSHSIYASRPQGCVRVEGGLFRNNDNTNLRISGGGHPTKRSWIKGARIEVDVDNATKLPPGEHYQGIRGIWVEAGGSHSPGYSGLLIEDVDAVVRSNGQANELPLLLIDTTHGSVTVRNCRFRSFVENVEPIDARAPDPSIVTGPKEVIIEDTEIVTTATRVLDEGAALSITNRPGSRVSGTTIRLHDGWVDGISVEGCDQFAAHDSEITSTARGRSSVAGSVGGNAFGWNKGVVIRNSLDCDLRRLVIGVPGAPTEFEESQVRTEQISLSRRVDL
- a CDS encoding alkaline phosphatase family protein, whose protein sequence is MYSRSQLKKAVAEPRRLWWELNRLYYRRLGTRPHNTDGIDLFAADWDNLLILDACRYDTFAEHSTLPGTLTSRTSRGSATSEWIRANFHGQTLHDTVYVSASPMLYRNRDTVDVEFHAVVDIWKEAGWDETYRTVLPETVTEAARQAAARYPDKRLLVHYLQPHYPFLGPTGREHFAGDRLNFQWMDLTTGTLTTDPELVRTAYRENLDVVLPHVEELLSDLRGKTVVTSDHGQMLGERGFPIPVPGYGHPPGVYNESLTRVPWHEYTNGKRKRIVADEPTFERDTVDDSVVTERLEQLGYVG